One part of the Drosophila teissieri strain GT53w chromosome 3R, Prin_Dtei_1.1, whole genome shotgun sequence genome encodes these proteins:
- the LOC122618914 gene encoding LOW QUALITY PROTEIN: uncharacterized protein LOC122618914 (The sequence of the model RefSeq protein was modified relative to this genomic sequence to represent the inferred CDS: substituted 1 base at 1 genomic stop codon) gives MRPADVFTPLVHSEKXGAHEIRMRHVHRCEGCRGRAAEAATSTLLHKRLMPREKWRPTCHRSASGMSGRMDVEFLDLATRLKCLDGDRLVIGTGTSYPMMLIAIAQLIAGNSGLALGLSASVVRGCAIIYQFL, from the exons ATGCGCCCCGCGGATGTCTTCACCCCTCTcgtgcacagcgagaaatga GGGGCGC atgaaatacgAATGCGTCATGTGCATAGGTGTGAAGGTTGCCGCGGGCGAGCAGCTGAAGCTGCAACATCAACGCTGCTGCATAAAAGGCTAATGCCCCGGGAAAAGTGGAGGCCGACCTGCCATCGAAGTGCAAGTGGCATGAGTGGCAGG ATGGATGTGGAATTCCTTGACCTCGCCACTCGGCTCAAGTGTCTGGATGGCGATAGACTTGTCATAGGCACGGGCACCTCTTATCCCATGATGCTAATTGCCATTGCCCAGCTAATTGCCGGCAATTCTGGTCTGGCTTTGGGTCTCAGTGCGTCCGTTGTCCGCGGCTGTGCCATAATTTATCAATTTCTGTAA
- the LOC122621913 gene encoding LOW QUALITY PROTEIN: uncharacterized protein LOC122621913 (The sequence of the model RefSeq protein was modified relative to this genomic sequence to represent the inferred CDS: deleted 2 bases in 1 codon) has protein sequence MGACPGQPCFGAQLKRNQSQKSARDMGNPRSPSCDGLTHLRGQHLCRRQPSWQGLLLAGWPVI, from the exons ATGGGGGCGTGCCCCGGACAGCCGTGCTTTGGCGCTCAATTAAAACGGAACCAAAGTCAAAAGTCAGCGAGAGACATGGGAAACCCACGGAGTCCTAGCTGCGATGGATTAACACATCTCCGGGGGCAACATCTCTGCCGG CGACAACCCTCATGGCAAGGTCTTTTGCTCGCAGGCTGGCCTGTCATATAA